A genomic window from Providencia alcalifaciens includes:
- the dppD gene encoding dipeptide ABC transporter ATP-binding protein, which translates to MALLNVQELSVHFGDEETPFRAVDRISYQVEKGQVVGIVGESGSGKSVSSLAIMGLIDYPGKVMAKSLQFDGRDLLSIPEKERRQIVGADVAMIFQDPMTSLNPCFTVGYQIMEALKVHQGGNRSTRKQRAIDLLNMVGIPDPQSRLDVYPHQLSGGMSQRIMIAMAIACRPKLLIADEPTTALDVTIQAQIIELLLELQQQENMALVLITHDLALVSEAAHHIIVMYAGQVVESAKAKDIFKHPRHPYTQALLRALPEFASNKSRLASLPGVVPGKYDRPEGCLLNPRCPYATDRCRQEEPALQTMADRQVKCHMPLDDMGRPTL; encoded by the coding sequence TACAAGAACTCTCCGTTCACTTTGGTGACGAAGAGACCCCGTTTCGCGCCGTTGACCGCATCAGCTATCAAGTTGAGAAAGGGCAAGTGGTGGGGATCGTAGGTGAATCAGGTTCAGGTAAATCAGTGAGCTCACTGGCGATTATGGGGTTAATTGATTACCCCGGCAAAGTGATGGCGAAATCGTTGCAGTTTGATGGACGCGATTTGTTGTCGATTCCTGAAAAAGAGCGCCGTCAAATTGTCGGCGCAGATGTCGCAATGATTTTCCAAGACCCGATGACCAGTTTGAACCCATGCTTTACGGTTGGTTATCAGATCATGGAAGCGTTAAAAGTGCACCAAGGGGGCAATAGAAGCACCCGTAAACAGCGGGCAATTGACCTGTTAAACATGGTGGGAATTCCCGATCCGCAGTCGCGCCTTGACGTCTATCCTCACCAGTTATCTGGCGGGATGAGTCAGCGAATTATGATTGCGATGGCGATTGCTTGTCGTCCAAAGTTGTTGATTGCCGATGAACCAACCACGGCGCTTGATGTGACCATTCAAGCGCAAATCATCGAATTATTGTTGGAATTACAACAACAAGAAAATATGGCGCTAGTACTGATTACCCATGACTTAGCGTTAGTGTCGGAAGCCGCGCACCATATTATCGTGATGTATGCCGGGCAAGTGGTTGAGTCTGCAAAAGCGAAGGATATTTTTAAACATCCAAGACACCCATATACCCAAGCATTGCTGCGTGCACTGCCTGAATTTGCTAGCAACAAGTCGCGTTTAGCTTCTTTGCCGGGTGTTGTGCCCGGTAAATATGACCGCCCTGAAGGGTGCTTGCTCAACCCGCGTTGCCCATATGCAACGGACCGTTGTCGCCAAGAGGAGCCAGCGTTACAAACCATGGCTGACCGTCAGGTGAAATGTCACATGCCACTGGATGATATGGGGAGACCAACGCTATGA
- a CDS encoding M16 family metallopeptidase: protein MQGLKVRYIIGVVLLSVTGFASAEPLQPDPAWQQGKLENGFNWQLLQTPQRPNDRIQLRLAIKTGSLSEKASEKGYSYLIPRMALFHQSEAFPAATLQNFWRQATDPDMPLPPAVVSYDYTIYSLSLPNNRPDLVKQALNWLATSVAGAEYTENSLQSGLTVPNIPVATLPVNANDPVWRARLNGSAMLGYDPGQKPNGKVDLDSVNSFYQKWYTPDVMTLYVAGHVDSRMLSDSITQAFSSLEGKRSEPVSVAVLSSVKPQAIDILQDKSTQDTLSLIWDIDWLPIKDSNVLLRYWGSDLAREAIYRSLQKTFKQKFSEDGVTPGLDCRVQYQKASCTLAISAPPEKMAAVADVALNELAAIKQNGIDPELFNDMMKEKQVQLSQLFAAYARTSTDVLISQRLISQQNGVVDIAPEQYQLLRQAFLGTQNLEQVNMEARRLLSQEAAIVLAQPKEKQTMDAEQIRQKFTQVLWPKLPAVVEAAPESPAVANPREGEPAPALPIPAPLTR, encoded by the coding sequence ATGCAGGGTTTGAAAGTGCGATATATCATCGGCGTGGTACTTTTATCAGTCACTGGCTTTGCTAGTGCTGAACCTTTACAACCCGATCCAGCATGGCAGCAAGGAAAGCTCGAGAATGGCTTTAACTGGCAGTTATTACAAACACCACAGCGTCCAAATGACCGAATTCAACTTCGGTTAGCGATTAAAACAGGTTCGTTATCTGAAAAAGCCAGTGAAAAAGGGTACAGTTATCTGATCCCTCGAATGGCGTTATTCCATCAATCTGAAGCTTTTCCTGCTGCTACATTACAAAATTTTTGGCGTCAGGCAACTGACCCTGATATGCCGTTACCTCCAGCCGTCGTTTCTTACGACTACACAATTTATAGTTTAAGTCTGCCTAACAACCGTCCTGATTTAGTGAAACAAGCATTAAATTGGTTGGCAACTTCTGTGGCTGGGGCGGAGTATACTGAGAATTCATTACAAAGTGGGTTAACTGTTCCCAATATTCCAGTGGCTACCTTGCCTGTAAATGCCAACGACCCTGTTTGGCGTGCCCGCCTCAATGGGTCGGCGATGCTAGGTTATGACCCGGGCCAGAAGCCAAATGGTAAAGTCGATTTAGACAGTGTGAATTCGTTCTATCAAAAATGGTATACACCCGATGTCATGACGTTATACGTCGCGGGGCATGTGGATTCTCGCATGTTATCTGACAGTATCACTCAAGCGTTTTCATCATTAGAAGGTAAGCGTTCTGAGCCTGTTTCAGTTGCTGTTTTATCGTCAGTTAAGCCTCAGGCAATTGATATTCTTCAGGATAAATCAACGCAAGATACACTCTCTCTAATTTGGGATATCGATTGGTTACCAATTAAAGACTCCAACGTATTGTTGCGTTATTGGGGCAGTGACCTCGCTCGCGAAGCCATTTACCGCTCATTGCAGAAAACCTTTAAACAAAAGTTTTCTGAAGATGGTGTAACCCCAGGCTTAGATTGTCGTGTTCAGTATCAAAAAGCGAGCTGTACGTTAGCCATTTCTGCACCACCAGAAAAAATGGCAGCAGTGGCAGATGTGGCGTTGAATGAACTGGCGGCAATCAAACAAAATGGTATTGACCCAGAGCTGTTCAATGACATGATGAAAGAGAAGCAGGTTCAATTATCACAACTGTTTGCGGCATATGCTCGTACCAGTACCGATGTGTTAATTAGCCAACGTTTGATTTCACAACAAAATGGGGTCGTGGATATCGCGCCTGAGCAGTATCAATTACTCAGACAAGCGTTTTTAGGGACTCAAAATCTTGAACAAGTGAACATGGAAGCGCGTCGTTTATTGTCTCAAGAAGCGGCGATTGTCTTAGCGCAGCCGAAAGAAAAACAGACCATGGACGCGGAGCAAATTCGTCAGAAATTCACGCAAGTATTATGGCCTAAATTACCCGCGGTTGTGGAGGCAGCACCAGAATCTCCAGCAGTAGCGAATCCTCGAGAAGGCGAACCTGCACCCGCGTTACCGATTCCAGCACCATTGACTCGCTAG
- the yhjD gene encoding inner membrane protein YhjD codes for MSNMQNEQQKESNKLKSTLNKSLDGSKKALTFSMRVVDFVCAIPFIAHLIRTAQRFTDRMGNQFGAAITYFSFLSLIPVLMFSFAAAGFVLASNPELLEKLIRGISANITDPTLANTLEQTIDTAIRQRTTVGLTGLALAVYSGVNWVNNLRLAILAQSRTIWERNEAEQENIIFRYVRDFFALIGLLIALVITITLTSVAGSAQATIVSTLGLDSIEWLKPAWTLIGLAISITANFLLFLWIFWILPRMQHRRRSLLKGTLLAAIGFEIIKSIMTWILPTLASSPSGAAFGSVLGLMAFFYFFARLTLFCAAWIATDEPKVGAQDALTS; via the coding sequence ATGTCAAACATGCAAAATGAGCAACAAAAAGAGTCCAACAAATTAAAATCCACTCTAAACAAAAGCCTAGATGGCAGTAAGAAAGCCCTAACGTTCTCAATGAGAGTGGTCGATTTTGTTTGTGCAATTCCATTTATTGCGCATTTAATCCGCACAGCTCAACGTTTTACCGATAGAATGGGCAACCAGTTTGGCGCCGCAATTACCTATTTCTCATTTTTATCCCTGATCCCCGTACTGATGTTTAGCTTCGCTGCGGCGGGTTTTGTGCTAGCCAGCAATCCTGAATTACTCGAGAAGCTCATTCGTGGCATTTCTGCCAATATTACTGACCCCACACTGGCTAATACCCTTGAGCAAACCATTGATACGGCTATCCGCCAGCGTACCACTGTGGGGCTAACAGGTTTAGCATTAGCCGTTTATTCTGGGGTTAACTGGGTGAATAACTTGCGCTTAGCCATTTTGGCGCAATCTCGCACCATTTGGGAACGGAATGAAGCAGAACAAGAAAATATCATTTTTCGCTATGTTCGGGACTTTTTCGCACTAATTGGCTTGCTAATTGCGTTAGTTATCACCATTACACTGACCTCTGTGGCAGGCTCTGCGCAAGCAACCATTGTCAGTACACTTGGCCTAGACAGCATCGAGTGGCTTAAGCCCGCTTGGACACTGATTGGTTTAGCCATTTCCATTACCGCCAACTTCTTATTATTTTTGTGGATTTTCTGGATTTTACCGCGCATGCAGCACCGTCGTCGCTCACTGCTGAAAGGCACCTTGCTCGCCGCTATTGGGTTTGAAATCATCAAATCTATCATGACATGGATTTTACCAACCTTAGCCTCTTCGCCATCGGGCGCAGCTTTCGGTTCGGTACTGGGATTAATGGCATTTTTCTATTTCTTTGCCCGACTGACACTCTTTTGCGCCGCGTGGATTGCCACGGATGAGCCTAAAGTTGGCGCACAAGACGCCCTCACGTCTTAA
- a CDS encoding serine hydrolase domain-containing protein — protein sequence MLISQLENLSCGVVVYYHNQPQNCVGTFCARGSDLTGKPLTVDTPLRIASNTKPFTAAAILRLAEMGKLFVDDSISHYISPKYNQLLSPKYDTDAMTIRHLLNHSSGLLDHANEEYLKDVLKRPDYQWTRSEQIELYVQQDHPFFRPSEAFIYSDTGYILLGNIIERMTGQALGEAVRELLKFNEIGLQTAYWETFELPATTEPRAKQYLGKLDCSDMDPSMDVYGGGGLVMSSKQMAQFFEALFSGKIFTKLETLDTMLSAGSHDGAQGYRQGIMVSEVNGMTLYSHQGFWGSVAYYSPATQTSAAGFVDNRDSRNVLINAIEALLTSK from the coding sequence ATGCTAATTTCTCAATTGGAAAATCTATCTTGTGGTGTCGTCGTTTATTACCATAATCAGCCACAAAACTGCGTTGGAACATTCTGTGCGCGCGGTAGCGATCTTACGGGAAAACCATTAACGGTCGATACGCCTTTGCGCATTGCGAGTAACACCAAACCCTTTACTGCCGCGGCGATTTTACGCTTGGCTGAAATGGGAAAGCTGTTTGTGGATGACAGTATTTCTCATTATATTTCACCAAAATACAATCAATTACTCTCACCAAAATACGACACCGATGCGATGACGATCCGCCACCTACTCAACCACAGTAGCGGGCTATTAGATCATGCCAACGAGGAATACCTCAAAGACGTCTTAAAACGCCCTGATTATCAATGGACACGTTCAGAGCAAATTGAGCTATATGTTCAGCAAGATCACCCCTTTTTCCGCCCCTCCGAAGCTTTTATCTATTCTGATACAGGCTATATTCTGCTTGGAAATATTATTGAGCGAATGACGGGACAAGCGCTGGGAGAAGCCGTCCGAGAACTCTTGAAGTTTAATGAAATTGGCTTGCAGACCGCCTACTGGGAAACATTTGAACTCCCTGCTACAACGGAACCTCGTGCAAAACAGTACCTCGGAAAACTCGATTGCTCCGACATGGATCCTTCAATGGATGTGTATGGCGGTGGTGGCTTAGTGATGTCCTCGAAACAAATGGCGCAGTTCTTTGAAGCGCTATTTAGCGGTAAGATTTTTACCAAATTAGAAACCTTAGATACCATGTTAAGTGCAGGTTCCCATGACGGTGCACAAGGCTATCGACAAGGGATCATGGTCAGTGAGGTCAATGGCATGACACTCTATTCTCATCAGGGCTTTTGGGGTTCCGTTGCGTACTATTCACCGGCAACTCAAACCAGTGCTGCGGGCTTTGTGGATAACCGAGATTCACGAAATGTGTTGATTAACGCGATTGAAGCGTTGTTAACGTCTAAATAA
- the dppF gene encoding dipeptide ABC transporter ATP-binding subunit DppF: MSEQQAKGMPLLKAVDLKKYYAVKGGIFSKEKTLKALDGVSFELEKGKTLAVVGESGCGKSTLGRLLTMIEQPSDGELYYRDQNLLIADKAAEKLRRQKIQIVFQNPYGSLNPRKKVGQILEEPLLINTSLSKEQRKEKVLSMMAKVGLKTEHYSRYPHMFSGGQRQRIAIARGLMLDPDVVVADEPVSALDVSVRAQVLNLMMDLQQELGLSYVFISHDLSVVEHIADEVMVMYLGRCVEKGTKEQIFNNPQHPYTQALLSATPRLNPDQRRERIKLTGELPSPMNPPPGCAFAARCRRAFGACTQSQPALKNYREQLIACFAVDEDEKQLIVAN; this comes from the coding sequence ATGAGTGAGCAACAAGCCAAAGGAATGCCGCTTCTAAAAGCGGTGGACTTGAAAAAATACTATGCCGTGAAAGGTGGGATTTTCTCGAAGGAGAAAACACTCAAAGCGCTTGATGGTGTCTCTTTTGAGCTAGAAAAGGGAAAAACATTGGCGGTGGTTGGGGAGTCAGGCTGTGGAAAATCCACACTTGGGCGCCTGTTAACGATGATTGAGCAGCCATCGGATGGTGAGCTGTACTATCGTGACCAAAACTTGCTGATTGCGGATAAAGCCGCAGAGAAGCTACGTCGTCAAAAAATCCAAATTGTCTTTCAAAACCCGTATGGTTCTCTGAACCCGCGTAAAAAAGTAGGACAAATTTTGGAAGAGCCCTTATTGATTAACACTTCGCTGTCGAAAGAGCAGCGTAAAGAAAAAGTGTTATCCATGATGGCAAAAGTGGGTTTGAAAACGGAGCATTATAGCCGTTACCCGCACATGTTTTCGGGTGGGCAACGTCAACGTATCGCGATCGCTCGAGGGTTGATGTTAGACCCTGATGTGGTCGTGGCGGATGAACCCGTATCGGCATTGGATGTATCCGTACGTGCTCAGGTATTGAACCTGATGATGGATTTACAGCAAGAGTTGGGGCTTTCCTATGTGTTCATCTCCCACGATTTATCGGTGGTTGAGCATATCGCGGATGAAGTGATGGTGATGTATTTGGGGCGTTGTGTGGAAAAGGGCACTAAAGAGCAGATTTTTAACAATCCTCAGCATCCCTACACTCAAGCGCTGCTTTCTGCGACGCCACGATTGAACCCAGACCAACGTCGTGAGCGCATCAAATTAACGGGAGAATTACCGAGCCCAATGAATCCGCCTCCGGGGTGTGCGTTTGCAGCACGTTGTCGTCGCGCTTTTGGTGCATGCACGCAATCTCAGCCAGCATTGAAAAACTACCGTGAGCAATTAATCGCTTGTTTTGCCGTTGATGAAGACGAAAAGCAGCTAATCGTCGCAAATTAA
- a CDS encoding 23S rRNA (adenine(2030)-N(6))-methyltransferase RlmJ has protein sequence MLSYRHSFHAGNHADVLKHTVQSLIIESLKEKEKPFLYLDTHSGAGRYQLTSEHSEKTGEYLEGIARVWEQPDLPEELLPYMQVVRRLNENGRLRYYPGSPLLAKHLLREHDKLILTELHPSDYPLLRTEFSRDERAQVAREDGYQQLKSKLPPQSRRGFMLMDPPYEMKSDYEAVVKGVVEGYKRFATGTYAIWYPVVLRQQIKRMVNQLEATGIRKILQIELAVRPDSDQRGMTASGMIVINPPWKLEQQMKNVLPWLHKTLVPEGTGHTLVEWIVPE, from the coding sequence ATGTTAAGTTATCGTCATAGCTTTCACGCAGGCAACCATGCGGATGTTCTCAAACATACGGTGCAAAGTCTGATCATTGAATCTCTTAAAGAAAAAGAGAAACCATTTCTGTATCTGGATACCCATTCCGGCGCGGGTCGTTATCAATTAACCAGCGAACATTCAGAAAAAACAGGGGAGTATCTCGAAGGGATTGCACGAGTTTGGGAGCAACCGGACTTACCTGAGGAACTACTGCCCTATATGCAAGTTGTACGCCGTTTAAATGAAAACGGTCGCTTACGTTATTACCCTGGCTCGCCACTATTAGCGAAACATTTACTGCGTGAGCACGATAAACTGATTTTAACTGAGTTACACCCAAGTGATTATCCATTATTGCGTACTGAATTTTCTCGCGATGAGCGTGCACAAGTGGCCCGCGAAGATGGTTATCAACAATTAAAATCGAAATTACCTCCGCAAAGCCGCCGTGGTTTTATGCTGATGGATCCACCTTATGAGATGAAATCAGACTACGAAGCGGTCGTAAAAGGCGTCGTCGAAGGTTATAAGCGTTTCGCAACAGGTACTTATGCGATTTGGTACCCAGTGGTTCTGCGCCAGCAAATCAAACGTATGGTGAACCAGCTAGAAGCAACGGGTATCCGTAAAATTCTACAAATTGAATTAGCTGTGCGTCCAGACAGCGACCAACGCGGCATGACTGCATCCGGCATGATTGTCATTAACCCGCCTTGGAAACTTGAGCAGCAGATGAAAAATGTCCTGCCATGGTTACATAAAACACTGGTACCAGAAGGCACTGGGCATACATTAGTTGAGTGGATTGTACCTGAATAA
- a CDS encoding NAD(P)H-dependent flavin oxidoreductase codes for MSHSNVLLHRLNLRYPIIQAPMAAVSTPALVAAVCEAGGLGSLALGASSVDQARSMIAATQALTDKPFNVNVFCHTTPQRNSQNEQAWLAHLQPKFQQFNCQTPDQLNEIYLSFLDNPAMLQLFLEMKPAVVSFHFNVPSREVINALKGKGIFTMATATNLHEAKLIEQVGIDAIVAQGIEAGGHRGMFDVQSQDEELTTNQLVVLLSKHTQLPIIAAGGIMDGADIKQLLAHGASAAQLGTAFLLCPESAANEGYRRKLKSQTTDNTYLTAVISGRPARGIFNQFMQTGQQYDVSKLPDYPIAYDIGKQLNAAATHSGSDEFAAYWAGQNVAKVREMSAKDLMATLVKEME; via the coding sequence ATGAGCCATTCCAATGTATTACTGCATCGCCTCAACCTACGTTATCCTATTATTCAAGCACCTATGGCGGCAGTTTCAACACCTGCGTTGGTAGCTGCCGTTTGTGAGGCGGGTGGATTGGGCTCCTTAGCACTGGGTGCTAGCTCGGTAGATCAAGCAAGGTCAATGATTGCCGCCACTCAAGCACTGACGGACAAACCGTTTAATGTGAATGTGTTTTGCCATACGACACCACAACGTAATAGCCAGAATGAACAGGCTTGGTTGGCACATTTGCAGCCTAAATTTCAGCAATTTAACTGTCAAACTCCAGATCAATTGAATGAAATTTATCTCTCATTTTTAGATAACCCAGCCATGTTGCAACTGTTCTTAGAAATGAAACCCGCAGTCGTGAGTTTTCACTTCAATGTGCCGTCTCGTGAAGTTATCAATGCCTTGAAAGGAAAAGGTATTTTCACAATGGCGACAGCAACAAACTTACATGAAGCCAAATTAATTGAACAAGTAGGCATTGATGCGATTGTGGCACAAGGTATAGAAGCTGGTGGGCATCGGGGTATGTTTGATGTGCAATCCCAAGATGAAGAACTGACAACAAATCAGCTGGTTGTACTGCTCTCTAAACACACCCAATTACCGATTATTGCAGCAGGGGGGATTATGGATGGTGCGGATATCAAGCAACTTCTTGCTCATGGAGCTTCTGCCGCACAATTAGGTACCGCCTTTTTATTATGTCCAGAATCTGCGGCAAATGAAGGATATCGTCGTAAACTGAAAAGCCAAACGACGGATAATACTTATTTAACAGCTGTTATCTCAGGGCGACCTGCTCGAGGTATTTTCAATCAGTTTATGCAAACAGGGCAGCAGTATGATGTCAGTAAATTACCAGACTATCCCATCGCTTATGATATTGGTAAGCAACTGAATGCTGCGGCAACGCACTCCGGCAGTGATGAGTTTGCAGCCTATTGGGCGGGACAAAATGTGGCAAAAGTCCGTGAAATGAGCGCAAAAGATTTGATGGCGACATTAGTGAAAGAGATGGAATAA
- a CDS encoding DUF1090 domain-containing protein gives MKRVFITSSILALFLVNNSAMAGNSSQGCEIKKQKIETQLKYAKAHGNTYRVNGLERALENVNRYCTSDSLYRDSQQKIAEKQKKVAEREAELQESIQKGDPEKIAKHKRKVAEAKAELQEAQDLSEIYKDTL, from the coding sequence ATGAAACGAGTATTTATAACATCTTCCATTTTGGCTTTATTTTTAGTGAATAATTCTGCAATGGCGGGAAATTCATCTCAAGGGTGTGAAATTAAAAAGCAAAAAATTGAAACTCAGCTCAAATATGCCAAAGCACACGGCAATACCTACCGCGTAAATGGCTTAGAGCGTGCTCTCGAAAATGTTAACCGCTACTGTACCTCTGATTCCCTGTATCGCGATAGCCAGCAAAAAATCGCCGAAAAGCAGAAAAAAGTTGCTGAACGCGAAGCTGAATTGCAAGAATCCATACAAAAAGGTGACCCTGAAAAAATCGCTAAACATAAGCGTAAAGTTGCCGAAGCAAAGGCTGAGCTTCAAGAAGCTCAAGACCTCTCAGAGATCTACAAAGACACCCTTTAA
- a CDS encoding HAMP domain-containing protein: MNTRVQRSLTFKSMIVFFVITLLFLALFLSIQFTYLLEQRKQDYLNQLSNAVVQVQKPLTDSLLSSDLNEAKRLLVSLKTSGIMGKAIVTVDNATVMNLSFATPKPIPEWSLPLIGIPVEMTIPLYAYGTMAPQAKPQGYLTLQVDSNRVYRFALNTFALLTTTYLLLALIISIAMTWCVSRMIVRPLRKIAAELQANQPISHLEVSQYHQDDEIGLLAKGYNRQIKQQNSD; encoded by the coding sequence ATGAACACTCGTGTCCAACGTTCACTCACGTTTAAGAGCATGATCGTATTCTTTGTGATTACGTTGCTTTTTCTTGCACTTTTTTTGTCCATTCAATTTACTTACCTCTTAGAACAGCGCAAACAAGATTATTTAAATCAATTGAGTAATGCCGTAGTTCAAGTCCAAAAACCATTGACGGATTCGCTACTTAGCTCTGATTTAAATGAAGCCAAAAGGCTTCTTGTGAGCCTGAAAACCTCGGGGATTATGGGAAAAGCTATTGTTACGGTGGATAATGCGACAGTAATGAATTTAAGCTTTGCCACGCCGAAACCAATTCCAGAATGGTCTTTACCGCTTATTGGGATTCCGGTGGAGATGACTATTCCATTGTATGCTTATGGCACGATGGCACCACAAGCGAAACCTCAGGGTTATTTGACGTTACAAGTGGATTCTAACCGGGTTTACCGTTTTGCACTCAACACCTTTGCGTTGTTAACGACAACGTATTTGCTGCTAGCGCTGATTATCTCTATCGCGATGACCTGGTGTGTGAGTCGCATGATTGTACGTCCATTGCGTAAAATTGCGGCCGAATTGCAAGCAAATCAACCTATCAGTCATTTGGAGGTTTCTCAATATCATCAAGATGATGAGATAGGGTTATTGGCGAAAGGTTATAATCGTCAAATAAAACAACAAAATTCAGATTAA
- the gorA gene encoding glutathione-disulfide reductase — translation MSKHYDYIAIGGGSGGIASMNRAAMYGQKCALIEGKELGGTCVNVGCVPKKVMWHAAQISESIRAYGPDYGFDTTINDFNWKKLIESRTAYIDRIHQSYDRVLGNNKVDVIKGFARFVDAHTVEVNGEIYTADHILIATGGRPVIPEIPGAEYGMTSDGFFELEALPKRVAVVGAGYIAVELAGVLNGLGSEAHLFVRKHAPLRAFDPLIVETLVEVMNAEGPTLHTESIPKEVVKNADGSLTLKLENGHEQTVDALIWAIGREPMTDNLNIEAAGVELNAKGYIKVDKYQNTNVAGVYAVGDNTGAVELTPVAVAAGRRLSERLFNNKPDEHLDYTNVPTVVFSHPPIGTVGLTEPEAIEKYGADAVKCYKSSFTAMYTAVTSHRQPCRMKLVCVGKEEKIVGIHGIGFGMDEMLQGFAVALKMGATKKDFDNTVAIHPTAAEEFVTMR, via the coding sequence ATGAGCAAACATTACGACTATATTGCAATTGGCGGCGGTAGCGGCGGTATTGCGTCAATGAACCGTGCGGCGATGTACGGACAAAAGTGTGCCCTGATTGAAGGTAAAGAGTTAGGCGGCACTTGTGTTAACGTCGGTTGTGTACCAAAAAAAGTGATGTGGCATGCAGCGCAAATTTCTGAATCAATTCGCGCTTATGGTCCAGACTATGGTTTCGATACCACTATCAATGATTTCAACTGGAAGAAATTAATTGAGAGCCGTACTGCTTATATCGACCGTATCCACCAATCGTACGATCGCGTGCTTGGCAATAACAAAGTCGATGTGATCAAAGGTTTTGCTCGTTTTGTTGATGCACATACCGTTGAAGTGAATGGCGAGATTTACACCGCGGATCATATTTTGATCGCAACGGGTGGTCGTCCGGTGATCCCTGAGATCCCAGGTGCAGAATATGGCATGACTTCTGACGGTTTCTTTGAGCTGGAAGCATTGCCTAAACGTGTTGCTGTCGTCGGCGCGGGTTATATCGCTGTTGAACTGGCGGGCGTTTTAAATGGCTTAGGTAGCGAAGCGCATCTGTTTGTGCGTAAACATGCTCCACTGCGTGCATTTGACCCGCTTATCGTTGAAACGTTAGTGGAAGTGATGAACGCAGAAGGCCCAACGCTGCACACGGAATCCATTCCGAAAGAAGTGGTCAAAAATGCAGACGGCTCACTGACACTGAAATTAGAAAATGGTCACGAGCAAACTGTTGATGCGCTGATTTGGGCAATCGGTCGTGAGCCAATGACGGATAACCTGAATATTGAAGCGGCAGGCGTTGAGTTAAACGCGAAAGGCTATATTAAAGTCGATAAATATCAGAATACTAATGTGGCAGGTGTTTACGCGGTGGGCGATAACACTGGTGCGGTAGAGTTAACACCAGTAGCGGTTGCTGCGGGTCGCCGTCTGTCTGAGCGTTTATTTAACAACAAACCTGATGAGCATTTAGATTACACTAACGTACCAACGGTTGTATTCAGCCATCCGCCAATTGGTACAGTGGGTTTAACTGAGCCAGAAGCGATTGAAAAATATGGCGCAGATGCAGTGAAATGCTATAAATCTTCATTTACCGCGATGTATACCGCAGTGACTTCTCATCGCCAACCATGCCGCATGAAGCTGGTATGTGTGGGTAAAGAAGAGAAAATTGTCGGCATCCACGGTATCGGTTTTGGTATGGATGAAATGCTGCAAGGCTTCGCGGTCGCTCTCAAAATGGGCGCAACCAAGAAAGATTTCGACAACACTGTCGCAATCCACCCGACTGCTGCCGAAGAGTTTGTGACAATGCGTTAG